A genomic region of Yoonia sp. BS5-3 contains the following coding sequences:
- a CDS encoding lytic transglycosylase domain-containing protein, producing MPTVDGGLIIRNEAANLRREADLATQAERLSTAEAIAEIEAEQLEVLQNILDAQTSFGGQNIPAMVQGLEDGALPEQSADALYSPTDTNPAGDQMFGDANLNIEQLIIRVAQETHGLNGVSQAGLSVVQWRCLLQALIWQESRFTIGARSPVGAFGLTQIMPPTAGDLGIYPAYYDSPYLQVEGGARYLAQMLRMFDGNIIHALAAYNAGPGNVQNYGGVPPFAETEHYVQVIPRKYNEYLTRVGGIDALGTIDPALLANSNLSISGSGASFYANSSMQNVEAAALRVRNIVERIGQTTDIQESMALNTYARAELVRLVSVLTRLKAARTRPLSDAELAMAAAQLREQQFMDFTLEELD from the coding sequence GTGCCAACGGTCGATGGGGGCCTGATCATTCGTAACGAAGCCGCCAACCTGCGGCGCGAGGCTGATCTTGCGACACAGGCCGAACGTCTTTCGACCGCCGAGGCCATTGCGGAAATTGAAGCCGAACAGCTTGAAGTGTTACAAAACATCCTCGACGCACAAACCAGTTTTGGTGGTCAGAATATTCCTGCAATGGTTCAAGGTCTCGAAGACGGCGCATTACCGGAACAATCTGCTGACGCCCTTTACTCACCGACCGACACCAACCCTGCTGGTGATCAAATGTTTGGGGACGCAAACCTGAACATCGAACAGCTTATTATCCGTGTGGCCCAAGAAACGCACGGATTGAACGGCGTCAGTCAGGCAGGTCTTTCGGTCGTACAGTGGCGTTGTCTGTTGCAGGCTCTTATCTGGCAGGAAAGTCGCTTTACGATTGGCGCACGGTCGCCAGTAGGTGCGTTTGGTCTGACCCAAATCATGCCACCTACGGCGGGTGATCTGGGTATTTACCCCGCCTACTATGACAGCCCATATTTGCAGGTAGAAGGCGGCGCACGCTATCTCGCGCAGATGCTTCGCATGTTCGATGGCAACATCATTCATGCGCTTGCAGCCTATAACGCCGGTCCGGGCAACGTCCAAAACTATGGCGGTGTACCACCTTTCGCAGAAACTGAGCATTACGTGCAGGTGATCCCGCGAAAGTATAACGAATATCTGACCCGCGTTGGCGGGATTGATGCCCTGGGAACCATCGACCCTGCCTTGCTGGCAAACTCGAACCTTTCGATTTCAGGCAGTGGCGCAAGTTTCTACGCAAATAGCTCTATGCAGAACGTCGAAGCCGCCGCGCTTCGCGTTCGCAATATCGTGGAGCGGATCGGACAAACCACCGACATTCAAGAGTCGATGGCACTCAATACCTATGCGCGGGCCGAACTGGTCAGGCTCGTTTCGGTACTTACCCGACTGAAAGCCGCCCGCACCCGTCCTCTGAGCGATGCCGAACTGGCAATGGCTGCGGCCCAACTCAGAGAGCAACAATTTATGGACTTCACATTGGAGGAACTCGACTAA
- a CDS encoding TrbC/VirB2 family protein — protein sequence MKPNTTNVVTLLGVFLMLAQPALAQSIDLSPVQSVLQGIVDAITGPLGIVIGTLALIGVFLSWLFGILDFRQALWVIIGIAGIAAAPTIVAAIWTT from the coding sequence ATGAAGCCAAATACGACCAACGTGGTGACACTGCTCGGTGTATTCCTGATGCTGGCACAACCGGCATTAGCGCAATCCATCGACTTGTCACCTGTCCAAAGCGTTCTTCAAGGCATCGTCGATGCGATTACCGGCCCGCTCGGTATCGTGATCGGCACATTGGCTCTGATTGGTGTGTTCTTGTCGTGGCTCTTTGGCATCCTCGATTTCCGTCAAGCCCTCTGGGTGATCATCGGGATCGCAGGCATCGCAGCCGCACCAACAATCGTCGCTGCAATCTGGACCACATAA
- a CDS encoding VirB3 family type IV secretion system protein, which yields MAEQVPLFKGLLRQPKLLGLPVMYAMVWLFGGVLVFLWTQHWVVAVLAAAAYPALRKAADWDPNFLDVVVTTLQETPPTTNRKIHDGDSYAP from the coding sequence ATGGCTGAACAAGTGCCACTTTTCAAAGGACTGCTCAGACAGCCGAAACTACTCGGCTTGCCCGTCATGTACGCGATGGTGTGGTTGTTCGGCGGCGTTCTGGTGTTCCTGTGGACACAACATTGGGTGGTAGCGGTTCTTGCCGCTGCCGCCTACCCCGCGCTGCGTAAAGCGGCTGATTGGGACCCTAACTTCTTGGACGTGGTTGTGACGACTTTGCAAGAGACGCCGCCAACGACAAACCGCAAAATTCACGATGGAGATAGCTATGCGCCTTGA
- a CDS encoding type IV secretion system protein B4: MRLEDGFDAASLLPHWVTKEKHLAQMLPYVSLVDDQTVRTRGNELFQCIRLDGINSYTKDDDELDKVRDLFAQIVSDSGHQFAYYVHKVSKPIDPTMKPIKGDSFAAAVDEQWRDFLANAGMRDKTLTLTIMHRPTTAKKVPFSPKKSIEVLREETVKRMRALREAVGFISTTFADMQPRLLNAESGELFGFLGSLNTGEETPLYPGTKYGVVADAVANTRVTFKGDSFELSGGAVGNKIGTTLAIKDYSERTPCTMFDELNLPIDMVITHSFTPVNSNTMDDRIKRQMRLMQTTADGAVTQYEQLAAARDELLSGRLSFGDHHMSVTLFADSVPELDDFTAEIRSSALTQGVKIIKEGFALRTHFFAQHPGNSVKRSRKAIVTSKNFASFAAFHRTPLGKTGENVPWGVPITMLPTPERSGFWFNYHEKGSPDAEPTGGHTLIFGRQGAGKSVLSAFLATLARRAGARVFVFDYRLGMEMAVRANGGTYSSIKAGEPTGLNPLWTETDIDGQAWMNEWLMSLFRRDDRSYTPLQRTKIQEVIRQNAEAADPSLRNWDDLASLFAATDDDGDLQQRAREWAADGRYGWIFGQNLEDSFSLDGDFVGFDLTGILDDSSERERMAVLSYLFRRVERTMKDLKPTLIIVDETWKSLDNHYFREKLESWLFSVRKQNAVVVMMTQFPSQLKKTGVAETILQAVPTQILLPNSKAKAADYDLLSLEDKELDVMLTTPSASRLGLVRDDQGSVVVNADLSALGSLLTILGGMKKGEQLVGADYRQRPDFWRVK; the protein is encoded by the coding sequence ATGCGCCTTGAAGATGGTTTCGACGCTGCATCGCTGTTGCCCCATTGGGTTACGAAGGAAAAACACCTCGCACAGATGCTTCCCTATGTCAGTCTGGTAGACGATCAAACGGTTCGCACACGCGGCAATGAACTGTTCCAGTGCATCCGTCTCGACGGCATTAACAGCTACACCAAAGACGACGACGAACTGGACAAGGTGCGTGATCTGTTCGCGCAAATAGTCTCCGATAGCGGCCACCAGTTTGCCTACTATGTTCACAAGGTTTCCAAGCCCATTGATCCCACTATGAAGCCTATCAAGGGCGATAGCTTTGCGGCGGCGGTAGATGAACAGTGGCGTGATTTTCTGGCGAATGCCGGAATGCGAGATAAGACCTTGACGCTCACAATCATGCACCGCCCCACGACCGCAAAAAAGGTGCCGTTTTCGCCAAAAAAATCCATTGAAGTTTTGCGCGAAGAAACCGTCAAACGCATGCGTGCGCTGCGCGAGGCTGTTGGCTTCATCAGCACCACATTTGCAGATATGCAACCACGCTTGCTGAACGCCGAAAGCGGCGAACTGTTTGGCTTCCTTGGCAGTCTCAACACCGGCGAAGAAACCCCGCTTTATCCCGGCACGAAATACGGTGTGGTTGCGGATGCTGTTGCAAATACACGGGTCACATTCAAAGGCGATAGTTTTGAACTGAGTGGTGGCGCGGTCGGTAACAAAATCGGCACAACTTTGGCGATCAAGGATTACTCCGAAAGAACGCCCTGCACGATGTTCGATGAACTCAACCTGCCTATCGACATGGTGATCACGCATTCCTTCACGCCGGTTAACAGCAACACTATGGATGATCGGATTAAGCGCCAGATGCGCTTGATGCAGACAACCGCAGATGGCGCAGTAACGCAGTATGAACAACTAGCGGCTGCGCGTGATGAATTGCTAAGTGGACGCCTTAGCTTTGGGGATCACCATATGTCGGTGACGCTCTTTGCCGACTCTGTGCCTGAACTGGATGATTTCACGGCGGAGATACGCAGTAGCGCACTTACGCAGGGCGTGAAGATCATCAAAGAAGGTTTCGCTCTGCGGACCCACTTCTTTGCGCAGCACCCCGGCAACTCGGTCAAGCGCAGCCGCAAGGCAATCGTGACCAGCAAGAATTTCGCGTCGTTTGCAGCGTTCCACCGCACACCATTGGGCAAGACAGGTGAGAACGTCCCTTGGGGCGTTCCGATCACAATGCTTCCCACCCCCGAACGCTCTGGTTTCTGGTTCAACTACCACGAGAAAGGCTCACCTGACGCGGAACCGACTGGTGGTCACACGTTGATCTTTGGTCGGCAGGGTGCCGGTAAGTCGGTCCTATCGGCTTTCCTTGCCACGCTTGCGCGTCGAGCCGGTGCGCGGGTGTTCGTCTTTGACTATCGCCTCGGTATGGAAATGGCGGTTCGCGCAAACGGCGGCACGTATTCTTCGATCAAAGCGGGCGAACCAACAGGTTTGAACCCGCTGTGGACCGAGACCGACATTGACGGTCAAGCGTGGATGAACGAATGGCTCATGTCCCTCTTTCGCCGTGATGATCGGTCCTACACGCCATTGCAGCGAACGAAAATTCAAGAGGTGATCCGCCAGAACGCCGAGGCGGCTGACCCCTCATTGCGGAATTGGGATGATCTAGCTTCGTTGTTTGCTGCAACCGATGATGACGGTGACTTGCAACAACGTGCGCGTGAATGGGCTGCTGACGGGCGTTACGGCTGGATTTTTGGTCAGAACCTAGAAGACAGCTTTTCGCTTGATGGCGATTTTGTGGGTTTCGATCTGACCGGCATTCTGGACGATTCCAGTGAACGGGAACGCATGGCTGTGCTTTCGTATCTGTTCCGCCGTGTCGAACGGACCATGAAAGACCTCAAGCCAACCTTGATCATCGTGGACGAAACATGGAAGTCGCTCGACAACCATTACTTCCGCGAAAAACTGGAAAGCTGGCTCTTTTCCGTGCGGAAACAGAATGCGGTCGTTGTGATGATGACCCAATTCCCAAGCCAGCTCAAAAAGACCGGCGTTGCAGAGACAATTTTGCAGGCGGTGCCTACGCAAATCCTGCTCCCCAACTCGAAGGCGAAGGCGGCTGACTATGACCTTCTAAGCCTCGAAGACAAGGAACTTGATGTGATGCTCACAACCCCAAGCGCTTCGCGCCTGGGGCTTGTGAGAGACGACCAAGGATCAGTTGTTGTGAATGCTGATCTGAGCGCCCTCGGGTCGCTGCTAACCATCCTCGGTGGGATGAAAAAAGGAGAACAGTTGGTGGGTGCCGATTACCGCCAGCGTCCAGACTTTTGGAGAGTCAAATGA